The Syntrophorhabdales bacterium genome segment GGCGGACAGGGTCGTTACGTACTTCATACCCGTGGTTCTTGGTATTGCGCTCCTCGCGTTCGTTATCTGGTACTTCGTTGTCGGCAATACGCTGCTCTTTGCGCTTACCACCCTTATATCCATCCTTGTCATCGCCTGCCCGTGTGCCCTGGGCCTTGCCACGCCAACGGCCGTAACAGTAGGGGTGGGCAGGGGAGCCGAACTTGGCATCCTTATCAAGAGTGGTGAAGCCCTCGAATTATCGGAGCGGATCAAGGCTGTGGCTTTTGACAAGACCGGAACCCTCACCAAGGGCCGCCCCGAAGTGACGGATATTTTTCCCATAGGCGTTGATGAGGGTGAACTCTTACGACTTGCAGCCAGTGTCGAAACAAATTCGCAACATCCTTTAGGGGAAGCCATCGTCCGAAAAGCCAGAGAGCAACATCTCGAAATCGAAGAGACCGAACAGTTTGATACTTTCGGCGGTAAAGGGGTGATCGCGACCGTGGGCGGTCATGAGATACTCGTCGGCAACAGGATCTTTTTGCACGAGCGGAACGTGCTGCACCCGGAAGAGATGGATGAAAAGGTGCGGGAATTGGAAGGGGAAGGCAAGACAGTGATGCTTGTTGCTCGGGAAAATGCAGCCGTTGGCGTCATTGCAGTTGCCGACACTCTCAAGGAGACGTCCAGAGCAGCTGTCTCCGAGCTCAAGAACTTGGGTCTCAAGGTTGTAATGGTAACAGGTGACAACAGGAGAACAGCGCAGGCGCTTGCGCGCCAGGTGGGGATTGACGAAGTGATTGCAGAGGTACTGCCGCAGGATAAGGCGCATGAAGTGCAGAAGCTTCAGGAACAGAACGGAGCCGTGGCGTTCGTGGGGGACGGCATCAACGACGCACCTGCCCTCGCGCAGGCGGACGTGGGGATTGCGATAGGCAGCGGCACCGATGTGGCTATCGAGAGCGGACAGATTGTCCTCATGCGGGATGACCTGATGGACGCGGTCGCAGGTGTGCAGCTGGCGCGGAAAGTTATGACCCGGATCAAGCAGAATATATTCTGGGCATTCGCTTACAATGCGGCCTTAATACCGGTTGCAGCAGGCATTCTCTATCCTTTCTTCGGCGTAACGCTCAAGCCCGAGTTTGCCGGACTCGCCATGGCAATGAGCTCGGTGACTGTCGTGACGCTTTCGCTGATGCTCCGCAAGTATCAACCGCCGGCCACCGCGAAGAAGAAAACCAATTGACAAAAAGCGTGCTCGTGCACAGAATATAACCGGTTCAGTTGCACGTAGCCGAAGCTTGTACAATCGATTTCTATTACCTATGAATAACCAGTGAGGAGGTGTTTCGTGGCTCAAGCTTCAAGGGAAGAAAGAAGACAAAAGGTT includes the following:
- a CDS encoding heavy metal translocating P-type ATPase, yielding MNHSTTRTEIKVTGMTCAMCARAVEKALAQVEGVSEAQVNLGKETAAVEYDRTRVKLTELEAAITGAGYGVADEKVALRVGGMTCVMCAKSIENALSRLQGVVNVTVNVGTEKATVTYNPRLTTIGDMRSAIAEAGYQYLGLEGERTDEGEAARLQDLRDKRNQAIVGFAVGIPLMVLMFLPIMSHHVMAYFMFVVATPAFIYVSHPIFRAGWRALRNRNLNMDVMYSMGIGVSFVASILGTFQIILTREFLFYDSAVMLAAFLTMGRYLEARARGKTGEAIKKLVGLQPKTAIIARDGEETEISVEDVQIGDIVIVKPGSKIPVDGQVVAGESYVDESMITGEPMPALKKEGESVVGGTLNQNGVIRFKALRVGRDTLLAQIIRLVEEAQGAKPPVQRLADRVVTYFIPVVLGIALLAFVIWYFVVGNTLLFALTTLISILVIACPCALGLATPTAVTVGVGRGAELGILIKSGEALELSERIKAVAFDKTGTLTKGRPEVTDIFPIGVDEGELLRLAASVETNSQHPLGEAIVRKAREQHLEIEETEQFDTFGGKGVIATVGGHEILVGNRIFLHERNVLHPEEMDEKVRELEGEGKTVMLVARENAAVGVIAVADTLKETSRAAVSELKNLGLKVVMVTGDNRRTAQALARQVGIDEVIAEVLPQDKAHEVQKLQEQNGAVAFVGDGINDAPALAQADVGIAIGSGTDVAIESGQIVLMRDDLMDAVAGVQLARKVMTRIKQNIFWAFAYNAALIPVAAGILYPFFGVTLKPEFAGLAMAMSSVTVVTLSLMLRKYQPPATAKKKTN